Proteins from a genomic interval of Ralstonia wenshanensis:
- a CDS encoding ABC transporter ATP-binding protein, whose translation MTRVDLRASTPKYDGPLLRLDDLCVHFESEHGEVTEAVKHVSLDLHAGERFALVGESGSGKSVTALSITRLLADAQYSGRILLEGRDLLAASEREMRGLRGADVAMVFQEPMTALNPLYTIGNQIVETLELHEGLDKRAAKARAIALLERTGIAEAPRRFDAFPHQLSGGQRQRAMIAMALACSPKLLLADEPTTALDVTVRMQILQLLRELQAEFGMAIMLITHDLNMVRAFAERVGVMERGVLVETGNTADVFAAPKHPYTIRLLESRPQRDVLPLVPLAPVLLEADKLTVTYERHRPGFAGWFRTDPFTAVDSVSLQLREGETLGIVGESGSGKTTLAQTLLGLQAAKSGDLRFLGNSLLRISRDERRAVRARMQVVFQDPYGSLSPRMTIEEIVGEGLALHQPHINATERRHRVIEALREVGLDRTALGRYPHEFSGGQRQRVAIARVLILKPQLLVLDEPTSALDVSIQQQVLSLLSALQKKYNLSYLFISHDLAVIRAMSHRVVVMKDGKVVEEGDTEAVLASPSHPYTCKLMAAASLIPARDNP comes from the coding sequence ACGACGGTCCGCTGTTGCGGTTGGATGACCTGTGCGTGCATTTCGAATCCGAACACGGCGAGGTGACGGAAGCCGTCAAGCACGTCTCGCTCGACTTGCACGCCGGCGAGCGCTTCGCCTTGGTGGGCGAATCGGGCTCCGGCAAGTCCGTGACCGCGCTATCGATCACGCGATTGCTGGCCGACGCGCAATACAGCGGCCGCATCCTGCTCGAAGGCCGCGACCTGCTGGCGGCCAGCGAGCGTGAGATGCGCGGCCTGCGTGGCGCCGACGTCGCCATGGTGTTCCAGGAGCCGATGACGGCGCTCAATCCGCTCTACACGATCGGCAACCAGATCGTCGAAACACTGGAATTGCACGAGGGTCTGGACAAGCGCGCCGCCAAGGCGCGCGCGATTGCTCTGCTGGAACGCACCGGCATTGCCGAGGCGCCGCGCCGGTTTGACGCCTTCCCGCACCAACTGTCGGGTGGTCAGCGCCAGCGCGCAATGATCGCCATGGCGCTGGCGTGCTCGCCGAAGCTGCTGCTGGCCGACGAGCCGACCACCGCGCTGGACGTGACGGTGCGCATGCAGATCCTGCAATTGCTGCGCGAGCTGCAGGCGGAGTTCGGCATGGCCATCATGCTGATCACGCACGACCTGAACATGGTGCGCGCCTTTGCCGAGCGCGTTGGCGTGATGGAGCGCGGCGTCCTGGTCGAAACCGGCAACACGGCCGACGTGTTTGCCGCGCCCAAGCACCCGTACACGATCCGCCTGCTTGAGAGCCGCCCGCAGCGCGACGTGCTGCCGCTGGTGCCGCTTGCGCCCGTGCTGCTCGAAGCCGACAAGCTGACGGTCACCTACGAACGCCATCGCCCCGGGTTTGCGGGCTGGTTCAGGACCGACCCGTTCACCGCGGTCGACTCCGTGTCGCTGCAACTGCGTGAAGGCGAGACGCTTGGCATCGTGGGCGAGTCAGGTTCTGGCAAGACCACGCTCGCGCAGACGCTGCTGGGTCTGCAGGCGGCAAAGAGCGGCGACCTGCGTTTCCTGGGCAATTCGCTGCTGCGTATTTCGCGCGACGAGCGCCGCGCAGTGCGGGCGCGCATGCAGGTGGTGTTTCAAGACCCATACGGCTCGCTGTCGCCACGCATGACGATCGAGGAGATCGTCGGCGAAGGGCTGGCGCTGCACCAACCGCACATCAACGCCACGGAGCGACGTCACCGCGTGATCGAAGCCCTGCGCGAGGTGGGGCTTGATCGCACGGCGCTGGGCCGCTATCCACATGAGTTTTCGGGCGGGCAACGCCAGCGCGTCGCCATTGCCCGTGTCCTGATCCTCAAGCCGCAGCTGCTGGTGCTCGATGAGCCGACTTCAGCACTTGATGTGTCGATCCAGCAGCAGGTGCTTTCGCTGCTGTCAGCCCTTCAGAAAAAGTACAACCTGTCGTATCTATTCATCAGCCACGACCTTGCTGTCATCCGCGCGATGTCACATCGCGTGGTGGTGATGAAGGATGGAAAAGTGGTGGAAGAGGGTGACACTGAAGCGGTGTTGGCGTCCCCCTCGCACCCCTACACCTGCAAGCTGATGGCGGCTGCCTCACTCATCCCTGCGCGGGATAACCCGTAA
- a CDS encoding C40 family peptidase, with translation MQHFVLHSMARLAVGVVIGCGVIVSNAVHADTVFKDTEVRADVKPEAKPGLISNVMSKTGDVVMNALGMIGLRYRFGGNTPESGLDCSGFVRYVFNDTFGFLLPRRAVEMSRVGTSVDTAELRPGDLVFFNTMRHTFSHVGIYIGDNKFVHAPSTGSKIRVDDMTASYWVTRYNGARRIEGNSGAAIKDGADNFVEQLKRVDPNAAGKPLAMYGG, from the coding sequence ATGCAGCATTTCGTACTTCATTCCATGGCGCGCCTGGCGGTAGGGGTTGTGATCGGCTGCGGCGTGATCGTGTCGAATGCAGTGCACGCTGATACGGTCTTCAAGGACACGGAAGTCCGCGCCGACGTCAAGCCTGAAGCCAAACCGGGCCTCATCTCCAACGTGATGAGCAAGACGGGTGACGTGGTCATGAACGCGCTGGGCATGATCGGCCTGCGTTACCGCTTCGGTGGCAACACGCCGGAATCGGGCCTCGACTGCAGCGGATTCGTCCGCTACGTCTTCAACGACACCTTTGGTTTCCTGCTGCCGCGTCGCGCTGTGGAAATGAGCCGCGTCGGCACCAGCGTGGACACAGCTGAACTGCGTCCCGGCGACTTGGTGTTCTTCAACACCATGCGCCACACCTTCTCGCACGTCGGTATCTATATTGGCGACAACAAGTTTGTGCACGCACCGTCCACGGGCAGCAAGATTCGCGTGGATGACATGACCGCCTCGTACTGGGTGACGCGCTACAACGGCGCCCGCCGCATCGAAGGCAACTCCGGTGCGGCCATCAAGGACGGCGCCGATAACTTCGTCGAGCAACTCAAGCGCGTCGATCCGAACGCCGCCGGCAAGCCACTCGCAATGTACGGCGGTTGA
- a CDS encoding patatin-like phospholipase family protein — MQRRLLLGAAGASVLSACTVTGFSSGKTETPATPATAVLPPTAQPATQPVRIGLALGGGAARGFAHIGVIKMLEAQGVQIDFITGTSAGSVVGAIYASGMSGLEMNRMALKMDEAMIADWALPFGTRFGGWLKGEALEKYINRLVKQKTIEQMHIPLGIVATDLASGKPILFRRGNTGQAVRASCSIPGVFQPVTISGRQYVDGGLVAPVPVTYVKQMGATFVIAVNISADPSNQAVSGQASMLLQTTAIMGQSINKTELAQADVVITPSLPFVKGSDFTARNEAILAGEQAAQAAMPLLREKLHLTQTIVGTPLPPR, encoded by the coding sequence ATGCAACGCCGCCTCCTCCTGGGCGCCGCCGGCGCCTCCGTCCTCTCCGCCTGTACCGTGACGGGTTTCTCATCCGGCAAAACCGAGACACCTGCCACTCCCGCCACGGCCGTGCTGCCGCCTACGGCGCAGCCGGCCACACAGCCCGTGCGAATCGGATTGGCTCTAGGCGGCGGTGCCGCGCGCGGTTTTGCGCACATCGGGGTCATCAAGATGCTGGAAGCCCAGGGCGTTCAGATCGACTTCATCACCGGCACAAGTGCGGGTAGCGTGGTAGGGGCGATCTACGCGTCCGGCATGTCAGGGCTGGAAATGAACCGCATGGCGCTCAAGATGGACGAAGCCATGATCGCCGACTGGGCTCTGCCGTTCGGCACGCGCTTCGGCGGCTGGCTCAAGGGCGAGGCGCTGGAGAAGTACATCAACCGGCTGGTCAAGCAGAAGACCATCGAGCAGATGCATATTCCGCTGGGCATCGTGGCGACGGACCTGGCGAGCGGCAAGCCGATCCTGTTCCGGCGCGGCAATACCGGTCAGGCGGTGCGTGCGTCGTGCAGCATCCCAGGCGTGTTCCAGCCGGTCACGATCAGCGGCCGCCAATACGTCGACGGGGGACTGGTGGCGCCCGTGCCCGTGACGTACGTCAAGCAGATGGGCGCAACGTTCGTGATTGCGGTGAATATCTCGGCAGACCCGTCCAACCAGGCGGTATCGGGGCAAGCGAGCATGCTGCTGCAGACGACGGCCATCATGGGTCAGAGCATCAACAAGACCGAGCTGGCTCAGGCGGACGTGGTGATCACACCATCGCTGCCGTTTGTTAAGGGCAGCGACTTCACCGCGCGCAACGAGGCGATTCTGGCAGGCGAGCAGGCCGCCCAGGCCGCCATGCCGCTGCTGCGGGAGAAGCTGCATCTGACGCAGACCATCGTCGGCACCCCGCTGCCACCCCGCTGA
- the gltX gene encoding glutamate--tRNA ligase has translation MTQRVRTRFAPSPTGFIHLGNIRSALYPWAFARKMKGDFILRIEDTDVERSSQEAVDVILEAMAWLDMDIDEGPFYQMQRMDRYRAVVAQMVQQELAYPCYMSTEELDALREAQRERGEKPRYDGTWRPMPGKVLPTPPAGVQPVIRFKNPIGGSVVWDDAVKGRIEISNDELDDLVIARPDGTPTYNFCVVVDDMDMQITHVIRGDDHVNNTPRQINILRALGGTPPVYAHLPTVLNEQGEKMSKRHGAMAVTGYRDAGYLPEAIVNYLARLGWAHGDAEIFSREQFIEWFDLEHLGKSPAQYNPEKLAWLNNHYIKQADNARLADLVKPFIEELGGKVDGGPVLADVIALVKDRANTLREVAQTALLFYRTDLAVEPELAAQHLTDDVRPGIAALAEKLGALPEWKREAIGAAFKEVLAAHGWKMPKLAMPVRLLVAGQLQTPSIDAVLELFGRDVVLRRLAA, from the coding sequence ATGACACAGCGCGTCCGCACTCGTTTCGCTCCAAGCCCCACCGGCTTCATCCATCTCGGCAACATCCGCTCGGCACTCTATCCGTGGGCTTTCGCGCGCAAGATGAAGGGAGACTTCATCCTGCGCATCGAAGACACCGATGTGGAGCGTTCCAGCCAGGAAGCCGTCGACGTGATCCTGGAGGCGATGGCATGGCTGGACATGGACATCGATGAAGGCCCGTTCTACCAGATGCAGCGCATGGACCGTTACCGCGCCGTGGTCGCGCAGATGGTTCAGCAGGAACTGGCTTACCCGTGCTACATGAGCACCGAAGAGCTTGACGCCCTGCGCGAAGCGCAACGCGAGCGCGGCGAGAAGCCCCGCTACGACGGCACCTGGCGCCCCATGCCCGGCAAGGTCTTGCCCACGCCGCCAGCCGGCGTGCAGCCTGTGATCCGTTTCAAGAATCCCATCGGCGGTAGCGTCGTGTGGGACGATGCTGTCAAGGGCCGCATCGAAATCTCCAACGACGAGCTCGATGATCTCGTGATCGCGCGCCCGGACGGCACGCCGACGTACAACTTCTGCGTGGTCGTTGACGACATGGATATGCAGATCACGCATGTGATCCGCGGAGACGATCACGTCAACAACACGCCCCGCCAGATCAACATCCTGCGCGCGCTTGGTGGCACGCCGCCGGTCTACGCCCACTTGCCGACCGTGCTCAACGAGCAGGGCGAGAAGATGAGCAAGCGGCACGGTGCCATGGCCGTCACGGGCTACCGTGATGCGGGCTATCTGCCCGAGGCCATCGTCAACTACCTTGCCCGCCTGGGCTGGGCGCACGGCGATGCCGAGATCTTCTCGCGCGAGCAGTTCATCGAATGGTTCGATCTCGAGCACCTGGGCAAGTCGCCCGCGCAATACAACCCTGAGAAGCTCGCCTGGCTGAACAACCACTATATCAAGCAGGCCGACAATGCGCGCCTGGCTGATTTGGTGAAGCCGTTCATCGAAGAGCTGGGTGGCAAGGTGGATGGTGGCCCCGTCCTGGCTGACGTGATCGCTCTCGTGAAGGACCGTGCCAACACGTTGCGTGAAGTCGCCCAGACGGCGCTGCTGTTCTATCGCACCGATCTGGCTGTCGAACCGGAGCTGGCCGCGCAGCACCTCACCGACGACGTACGCCCTGGCATCGCAGCGCTGGCTGAGAAGCTCGGCGCGCTGCCTGAGTGGAAGCGCGAAGCGATTGGTGCAGCCTTCAAGGAAGTGCTCGCCGCACACGGCTGGAAGATGCCGAAGCTGGCGATGCCGGTGCGCTTGCTGGTGGCCGGGCAACTGCAAACGCCGTCGATTGATGCCGTGCTGGAACTGTTCGGCCGCGACGTTGTTCTGCGTCGTCTGGCGGCGTGA
- a CDS encoding MATE family efflux transporter has protein sequence MFVADVRRITELAWPVLIGQLAVIAFGVLDTAMAGRASAADLAAIGLGGSIYVTVYISLMGVLQALSPIAGQLYGAQRHSEIGEEVRQAAWLGLVLAAIGMLILWFPAPLLHLADATPELTEKATAYLRYEALALPAALGFRIYSALNNALSRPVMVTVLQLAGLAIKFPLNALFLYGGMGFPAMGGPGCALASMIISWLWFVAAVIILMRNPAYKPFAIFTHYSPPNRARLWALVHLGVPMGFTYLIEITSFTLMAIFIARLGTVALAGHQIAANLGAVAYMVPLSLSIATSTLAAQSIGARDRVAARRISLNGIKLAVMCAVIVGAAVLFLRRELVSLYTHDAAVLAIAVPLLPFIAFYQMFDALQVMTAFILRAYKIALIPTVIYALSLWGIGIGGGYVLGFGLLGDIAAALRGAAGFWAANGLSLLVAGALLVSYFNRVSRAAN, from the coding sequence ATGTTTGTCGCCGACGTCCGCCGCATTACCGAACTGGCTTGGCCGGTACTGATCGGCCAGTTGGCTGTCATCGCCTTCGGCGTACTGGACACGGCGATGGCTGGCCGCGCCTCTGCAGCAGACCTCGCGGCCATCGGCCTCGGCGGTTCGATCTACGTGACGGTGTACATCAGCCTGATGGGCGTGCTGCAAGCGCTCTCGCCCATCGCAGGACAACTCTACGGCGCGCAAAGGCACAGCGAGATCGGCGAAGAAGTGCGCCAGGCCGCCTGGCTCGGACTGGTGCTCGCCGCGATCGGTATGCTGATCCTCTGGTTCCCCGCCCCACTACTGCACCTGGCGGACGCCACGCCAGAACTCACTGAGAAAGCCACCGCCTATTTGCGGTATGAAGCGCTCGCGTTGCCTGCGGCACTCGGCTTCCGGATCTACTCTGCGTTGAACAACGCGCTGTCGCGCCCGGTGATGGTGACGGTACTGCAGCTCGCAGGCCTCGCCATCAAGTTTCCTCTCAACGCACTATTTCTGTACGGCGGCATGGGCTTCCCGGCGATGGGCGGCCCAGGCTGCGCACTTGCCTCGATGATCATCAGTTGGCTATGGTTCGTCGCAGCGGTCATCATCCTGATGCGCAATCCGGCATATAAGCCGTTCGCGATTTTCACGCACTACTCGCCCCCTAACCGCGCGCGGCTGTGGGCGCTGGTACACCTGGGCGTGCCAATGGGTTTCACCTACCTGATCGAGATCACGTCGTTCACGTTGATGGCGATCTTCATCGCGCGCCTTGGCACGGTGGCCCTGGCCGGGCATCAGATTGCCGCCAACCTTGGAGCGGTTGCGTATATGGTGCCCCTGTCCCTATCGATCGCGACGTCCACGCTGGCCGCGCAATCCATTGGGGCCCGCGATCGCGTAGCAGCGCGGCGCATCTCACTGAATGGCATCAAGCTGGCGGTGATGTGTGCGGTCATCGTTGGCGCGGCCGTGCTGTTCTTGCGGCGGGAGCTAGTCAGCCTATACACGCACGATGCCGCCGTCCTGGCGATTGCGGTGCCGCTGCTGCCTTTCATCGCCTTCTATCAGATGTTCGATGCGCTCCAGGTCATGACGGCGTTCATTCTGCGCGCATACAAAATCGCGCTCATCCCGACTGTGATCTATGCGCTATCGCTGTGGGGCATAGGGATTGGCGGCGGTTATGTGCTTGGATTTGGGCTGTTGGGGGACATTGCTGCGGCACTGCGCGGCGCAGCCGGTTTCTGGGCCGCCAATGGGCTCAGTTTGCTGGTGGCTGGCGCGCTGCTGGTCAGCTATTTCAATCGCGTGAGCCGCGCTGCCAATTAA
- a CDS encoding ArnT family glycosyltransferase — protein MNTTRVSRIRLTAAATRELPRWLLLAICVIYGLSGLFSRDPWKNEDAAGFGAMWTLATGNAQDWLMPNIVGRPVVQSGPLVFWIGGAFIRLFGQWLGPADASRLATALFFFVTSACIWYGAYLLGRRAEVQPFEFVFGGQPNTRDYGRTLADGALLIFLACVGLAQRGHETTPLVGALCFVAVAVYGLIRALDKPVHGSLIYGIGIGCLSLAGGPILPLTITVAVLIAAHATRVLPLRPLLTVALPVSLVLGCSWPAMAYLLANNPTDTVTYVREWARFDRHQYAGPTAHSLGFVARNLPLFAWPVWPLAAWAWKSWGGMRTAPHITLPLAVLLPQLVLLLMQPHPGDDGFLLLIPPMAVMATFALPTLKRGAISAIDWFALLAFTILGGTLWLLWIAKMTGFPPQLARNVYRIVPGYRPEFSWTALVCALLVTAAWVLIVVWRTSRAPKAIWRAVVISAAGTTLMWVLMMTLWLPTINYAKTYRDVAQSAALALPRTYTCVQPIRMGDAQLASFAYFGHIRFGSAEDNCDILLRHDPYDYGAPTSVSNYEWRLIWEGRRPADRDEHFRMYRLTEAAAAKHPPPTPATTRRRKLRQ, from the coding sequence ATGAACACCACCCGCGTCTCGCGCATCCGCCTGACTGCCGCCGCCACCCGTGAGTTGCCGCGTTGGCTGCTGCTCGCCATCTGCGTGATCTACGGCCTGTCGGGCCTGTTTTCGCGCGACCCGTGGAAGAACGAAGACGCCGCCGGCTTCGGCGCGATGTGGACGCTGGCCACCGGCAACGCGCAAGACTGGCTGATGCCAAACATCGTCGGGCGCCCTGTCGTGCAATCGGGGCCGCTGGTGTTCTGGATCGGCGGGGCGTTCATTCGCCTCTTCGGACAATGGCTCGGTCCCGCGGATGCGTCGCGCCTGGCGACCGCCCTCTTCTTCTTCGTCACCAGCGCGTGCATCTGGTATGGCGCCTATCTGCTGGGTCGTCGCGCGGAAGTCCAACCGTTTGAATTCGTCTTTGGTGGCCAGCCCAACACGCGCGACTACGGCCGTACGCTGGCAGATGGCGCACTACTGATCTTCCTCGCCTGCGTAGGCCTCGCGCAGCGCGGTCACGAAACGACACCGCTGGTTGGGGCGCTGTGCTTCGTGGCGGTCGCGGTGTATGGCTTGATCCGAGCGCTGGACAAGCCGGTGCACGGCAGTCTCATCTACGGCATCGGCATCGGTTGCCTGTCGCTGGCGGGCGGCCCAATCCTGCCCCTGACAATCACGGTGGCCGTATTGATCGCCGCGCATGCCACGCGCGTGCTGCCGCTGCGCCCACTGCTCACAGTGGCACTGCCCGTGTCGCTCGTACTGGGATGCTCGTGGCCGGCGATGGCGTACTTGCTGGCAAATAATCCGACTGACACCGTGACCTACGTTCGCGAATGGGCACGCTTCGATCGCCACCAATACGCTGGCCCGACGGCGCATTCGCTCGGCTTTGTCGCGCGCAACCTGCCATTGTTCGCCTGGCCGGTCTGGCCGCTGGCCGCATGGGCGTGGAAGAGCTGGGGCGGCATGCGCACCGCTCCGCATATCACGTTGCCCTTGGCAGTCCTGCTGCCGCAGTTGGTGCTGCTGCTCATGCAGCCCCACCCGGGCGACGACGGCTTCCTGCTGCTGATTCCACCGATGGCGGTGATGGCCACGTTCGCGCTGCCGACACTCAAGCGTGGCGCCATCAGCGCAATCGACTGGTTTGCGCTGCTGGCCTTCACCATTCTGGGTGGCACCCTCTGGCTGCTGTGGATCGCCAAGATGACGGGCTTTCCGCCTCAGCTTGCGCGCAACGTGTACCGCATCGTGCCGGGCTATCGCCCCGAGTTCAGCTGGACCGCACTGGTCTGCGCACTGCTCGTGACCGCGGCGTGGGTGCTCATCGTCGTCTGGCGCACATCGCGCGCGCCCAAGGCCATCTGGCGCGCGGTGGTGATCTCGGCCGCCGGCACCACGCTAATGTGGGTGCTGATGATGACGCTGTGGCTACCCACCATCAATTACGCCAAGACATATCGCGATGTCGCGCAGTCGGCCGCCCTCGCACTGCCGCGCACCTACACGTGCGTGCAGCCGATCCGTATGGGCGATGCGCAGCTCGCCTCATTTGCGTACTTCGGCCACATCCGTTTTGGCAGCGCCGAAGACAACTGCGACATCCTGCTGCGTCATGATCCGTACGACTACGGCGCACCGACGAGCGTCTCCAACTACGAGTGGCGCCTGATCTGGGAAGGCCGCCGCCCAGCCGATCGCGATGAGCACTTCCGCATGTACCGCCTGACTGAGGCCGCGGCCGCCAAACATCCGCCGCCCACCCCGGCAACCACACGCCGACGCAAGCTGCGCCAGTAA
- a CDS encoding type B 50S ribosomal protein L31, which translates to MKEGIHPNYREVVFQDMSSDFKFITRSTIQTKEMITLDGKEYPLAKIEVSSESHPFYTGQQKVLDTAGRVEKFRNKFGSKIGKAAK; encoded by the coding sequence ATGAAAGAAGGCATTCACCCGAATTACCGCGAAGTCGTGTTCCAGGACATGTCCAGCGACTTCAAGTTCATCACCCGCTCGACCATCCAGACCAAGGAAATGATCACGCTGGACGGCAAGGAATATCCGCTGGCAAAGATCGAAGTCTCGTCCGAATCGCACCCGTTCTACACGGGCCAGCAAAAGGTTCTGGACACGGCAGGCCGCGTCGAAAAGTTCCGCAACAAGTTCGGCAGCAAGATCGGCAAGGCTGCCAAGTAA
- a CDS encoding M90 family metallopeptidase: protein MLSSVLRWFSGRARTRRLNRYAISDALWLRALDSLPFLLDWSDADLARLRETATLFIAEKEFTTAHDLPLTDDMVISVAVQASVPILELGMSWYGGWHGVVIYPGEFVIRKEVMDEDGVVHNVREEAAGEAWEHGPVILSWQDIELGGALAAPGAQPYNVVVHEFAHKLDMLNGESDGVPAFSSRLHADVDREQWADELYAEYDAFANRCDQIPERRWGDDPILSLLDPYGAQHPAEFFAVASEVFFVEPVALFETLPSLYVLLQAFYLQDPARRVLDAEQRQEGFLP, encoded by the coding sequence ATGCTTTCATCTGTCCTCCGGTGGTTCTCCGGCCGCGCACGCACGCGGCGGCTGAACCGTTACGCCATCTCCGACGCGCTGTGGTTACGTGCGCTCGATAGCCTGCCCTTTCTGCTCGATTGGTCTGACGCAGACCTCGCACGCCTGCGTGAAACGGCCACGCTCTTCATCGCCGAAAAGGAATTCACCACCGCGCACGATTTGCCGCTCACCGACGACATGGTGATCAGCGTTGCCGTGCAGGCCAGCGTGCCGATCCTGGAGTTGGGCATGTCGTGGTACGGCGGATGGCACGGGGTGGTCATCTACCCCGGAGAGTTCGTCATCCGCAAGGAGGTCATGGACGAAGACGGCGTCGTACACAACGTGCGCGAAGAAGCCGCCGGTGAGGCATGGGAGCACGGCCCGGTCATCCTCTCGTGGCAGGACATCGAACTGGGGGGCGCACTGGCCGCGCCAGGCGCGCAGCCATACAACGTGGTCGTGCACGAGTTTGCACACAAGCTCGACATGCTCAACGGCGAATCGGACGGCGTCCCGGCGTTTTCATCGCGGCTGCATGCCGATGTTGACCGCGAGCAATGGGCCGATGAACTCTATGCCGAGTACGACGCCTTCGCCAATCGTTGCGACCAGATTCCCGAGCGCCGGTGGGGCGACGACCCGATCCTTTCATTGCTCGACCCCTATGGCGCACAGCATCCGGCCGAGTTCTTTGCGGTAGCGTCGGAAGTGTTCTTCGTTGAACCGGTGGCTTTGTTTGAGACGCTTCCATCGTTGTACGTGCTCCTGCAAGCCTTCTACCTGCAAGATCCGGCACGGCGCGTGCTGGACGCTGAGCAACGCCAGGAGGGATTCCTGCCATGA
- a CDS encoding LuxR C-terminal-related transcriptional regulator, with protein sequence MNTVLIEAHPLVRTGIAHLLRTLKGVTGVTVVEPDEGMFDAIETNADAGLLVIGLPLPHLDELSAIGEIMHRPHARHVVVLAESESPDIIRTLMQMGLSGYTLKHSPGEVIAASLELVLVGGQYIPASALLPESRLDGAPNPALAGDPQTDPKLLGITPRQYEILVLLSRGHPVKTISRMLNISEATAKAHISTLYRRLKVRSRTEAVYVANQRGARLLSVA encoded by the coding sequence ATGAACACTGTTTTGATCGAAGCCCATCCGTTGGTGCGTACAGGCATTGCGCACCTGCTACGGACGCTCAAGGGCGTCACTGGCGTCACGGTTGTCGAACCGGACGAAGGGATGTTCGACGCCATCGAAACCAATGCCGACGCCGGACTCCTTGTGATCGGCCTGCCGCTGCCACATCTCGACGAGTTGTCGGCCATCGGCGAAATCATGCATCGGCCGCATGCGCGCCACGTGGTCGTGCTGGCGGAATCCGAATCGCCCGACATCATCCGTACGCTCATGCAGATGGGATTGTCAGGCTACACGCTCAAGCATTCGCCGGGCGAAGTCATCGCGGCTTCGCTGGAGCTCGTTCTGGTGGGTGGTCAATACATTCCGGCCAGCGCGCTGCTGCCGGAATCACGCCTGGACGGCGCACCCAACCCGGCGCTTGCAGGCGACCCGCAGACCGATCCGAAGCTGCTCGGAATCACGCCGCGGCAGTACGAGATTCTGGTGCTGCTCTCGCGCGGGCATCCGGTCAAGACCATCAGCCGCATGCTGAACATCTCCGAGGCGACAGCCAAGGCGCATATCAGCACGCTGTATCGGCGCCTGAAAGTCCGCAGCCGCACCGAGGCCGTGTACGTCGCCAATCAGCGCGGTGCACGACTCCTCTCAGTCGCCTGA